In Caproiciproducens sp. NJN-50, the following are encoded in one genomic region:
- a CDS encoding VirB4-like conjugal transfer ATPase, CD1110 family, producing the protein MEKMAMLHKIGSGTRTLDKLQRLSLLREIYRPDDTSEISYEKMAESGICDKDLIAPFSMDTSHDDYIKLGDYYTQTLFLTDLPEEMSDTLIKEITTIDKRLLLTINIAPQNPREAIKNVIARLKSLDREEEDSLERQVKQGIQHPKAPRELKQTIEKTDQFQKDLQARDEKMFLFNGLILVSAKSLEEMDAIVDAIDDKVSKAGCTIRPFTFAQEEGLNSVVPLGRNDTFVKRINTTTGLAAFIPFNVVEIVQRGGLCYGRNKLSHNVIFMDRKSHINAHGFYFGASGSGKTMGAELEIWECFFRTHDDMIIIDPEGGFTKLVELLGGQVIEVSNAAKTRFNPFDINEYYGGDEEPNPIPFKSDFIISLIEVIMNYREGIDPTARSVIDHCVREAYREYVKKPCEKNIPTFRDFYNILRNRPEQVARYLASGLEIYVEGSLNIFAGKSNVDIRNRLICFNTKNLGKQLQVMGMSIIQDFCWNLISKNQALHKYTWLWNDEVHLSLRNEQTAEWLTNSWKRGRKYGLIATGMTQEIRDAARSSGGQAMIANSEFIMLFRQKKTEIDSISQLMGLSEQQISDLQLCDSGVGLFKAGNSIVEFDNRFDEKLKLFDYIRSDLKGKNKDPGDAVAG; encoded by the coding sequence GTGGAAAAGATGGCCATGCTGCATAAGATCGGCTCCGGAACCCGGACGCTGGATAAGCTGCAACGTCTATCGCTGCTCCGTGAAATCTATCGTCCGGACGATACCTCTGAAATCAGCTATGAAAAAATGGCTGAAAGCGGAATTTGCGATAAAGATCTGATTGCGCCGTTCTCAATGGATACCAGCCATGACGATTATATTAAGCTGGGCGACTATTATACACAAACGCTGTTCCTGACCGACCTGCCCGAAGAAATGTCCGATACGCTGATCAAAGAGATCACGACCATAGATAAGAGACTGCTGCTGACAATCAACATCGCTCCGCAGAATCCGCGGGAAGCCATAAAGAATGTGATTGCCCGCCTGAAAAGCCTGGATCGTGAGGAAGAGGACAGCCTGGAGCGTCAGGTCAAGCAGGGGATTCAGCATCCCAAAGCTCCCCGCGAGCTGAAACAAACCATTGAAAAGACAGATCAGTTTCAAAAGGATCTTCAGGCGCGGGATGAAAAAATGTTTCTGTTCAATGGCCTGATTTTAGTCAGCGCAAAATCTCTGGAGGAAATGGATGCCATTGTCGACGCCATCGACGACAAGGTTTCAAAAGCCGGCTGCACGATCAGGCCGTTTACGTTTGCCCAGGAGGAAGGGTTGAATTCCGTAGTCCCGCTTGGAAGAAACGACACCTTTGTGAAACGGATCAACACAACGACCGGGCTGGCAGCTTTTATCCCATTCAACGTAGTGGAAATCGTTCAGCGCGGAGGACTGTGCTACGGTCGGAATAAACTTTCCCACAACGTCATTTTCATGGACCGGAAAAGCCATATCAATGCCCATGGTTTCTATTTCGGCGCTTCCGGATCCGGCAAAACGATGGGCGCGGAGCTTGAGATCTGGGAATGTTTTTTCCGGACCCACGACGATATGATTATCATCGACCCGGAGGGCGGCTTTACTAAATTGGTCGAACTTCTCGGCGGTCAGGTCATTGAGGTGTCGAACGCAGCGAAAACCCGGTTTAATCCTTTCGATATCAATGAGTACTATGGAGGCGACGAAGAACCCAATCCGATCCCGTTCAAATCCGATTTCATTATTTCCCTGATCGAGGTCATCATGAATTACCGGGAAGGAATTGACCCGACCGCCCGTTCCGTGATCGACCACTGCGTTCGCGAAGCGTATCGGGAATATGTGAAAAAACCCTGTGAGAAAAACATCCCGACATTCCGCGATTTTTACAACATTCTCAGAAATCGTCCGGAACAGGTTGCAAGATACCTCGCAAGCGGACTCGAAATCTATGTGGAAGGGAGCCTTAACATTTTTGCTGGGAAATCCAACGTCGATATCAGGAACCGCTTGATCTGTTTCAACACTAAAAATCTAGGCAAACAGCTCCAGGTCATGGGGATGTCCATTATTCAGGATTTTTGCTGGAACCTGATCTCGAAAAATCAGGCGTTGCACAAGTACACATGGCTCTGGAACGACGAGGTTCACCTTTCCCTGCGGAATGAACAAACCGCAGAGTGGCTCACAAACAGCTGGAAGCGCGGCAGAAAATACGGACTGATCGCGACGGGCATGACACAGGAGATTCGCGATGCCGCCCGCAGTTCAGGCGGACAGGCCATGATTGCAAACTCCGAATTCATCATGCTTTTCCGGCAGAAGAAAACGGAGATCGATTCCATTTCTCAGCTGATGGGACTTTCCGAGCAACAGATCAGCGACCTTCAGCTCTGTGATTCCGGCGTTGGACTGTTCAAGGCGGGAAACAGCATCGTGGAGTTTGACAACCGGTTCGATGAAAAACTAAAACTGTTTGATTATATCAGGTCGGACCTGAAAGGAAAGAATAAAGATCCGGGTGATGCTGTTGCTGGATAA
- a CDS encoding C40 family peptidase translates to MKKKVLSFARDRLLKKLDEEDDNLGTQAVRGSVKTTWRVRSGIENAKKVKTILSKPAVSRSLLLIIGIFIGMLFLSILIGGIAESLMGSTTEHPELTAYVRQLDDQFTEQIENLRKNYENKNDYDVTIQGSDEINTDPNALAILTTGNWTDIELTEENKKKLKDCYDVLNTYKETKTDEKVKRRSDTGEESTDIKHHITITIITSSAKDKIDDFGFTDAQRKDVLDQLELLEQISGLGINDLVNPGADGEPGQAFDDPQVQALFTEANQYLGYPYVWGGSTPATSFDCSGFVCWVFTHSRVHSLSRTTAQGLFDECTPVSSLEAKPGDLVFFTKTYPTSSTVTHVGIYAGNNRMIHCGDPIQYTTLDKSYWQEHFYSFGRLSG, encoded by the coding sequence ATGAAGAAAAAAGTGCTCTCTTTTGCCCGGGACCGTCTTTTAAAAAAGCTCGACGAGGAAGATGATAACCTGGGAACTCAGGCGGTCAGAGGCAGCGTCAAGACCACCTGGCGAGTCCGGTCCGGTATCGAAAACGCGAAAAAAGTCAAAACGATTCTAAGTAAGCCAGCAGTTTCCAGAAGCCTTTTATTAATCATCGGTATTTTTATCGGAATGCTTTTTCTCTCCATACTGATTGGAGGAATTGCCGAAAGTCTGATGGGCAGCACGACGGAGCATCCGGAGCTGACAGCCTATGTCCGGCAACTCGACGATCAATTCACCGAGCAGATTGAAAACCTGCGGAAAAACTATGAAAACAAAAATGATTATGACGTCACCATTCAGGGCAGCGACGAGATCAACACAGACCCGAACGCTTTAGCTATTCTCACGACCGGCAACTGGACAGACATTGAGCTGACTGAGGAAAACAAGAAAAAGCTGAAGGACTGTTATGATGTTCTCAATACATACAAAGAAACAAAAACCGATGAAAAGGTCAAGAGAAGATCCGACACAGGCGAGGAATCCACTGATATCAAACATCATATCACGATCACCATCATTACCTCTTCCGCAAAGGATAAGATAGATGATTTCGGATTTACGGATGCTCAGAGGAAAGACGTTTTGGATCAGCTGGAGCTTCTGGAGCAGATTAGTGGACTCGGAATTAACGATCTTGTCAATCCGGGCGCTGACGGCGAACCGGGTCAGGCGTTCGATGATCCCCAGGTTCAGGCACTATTTACGGAGGCCAATCAGTATCTTGGTTACCCTTACGTTTGGGGAGGTTCCACTCCGGCCACTTCCTTTGACTGCTCCGGCTTCGTCTGCTGGGTATTCACACATTCTCGTGTACACAGCCTTTCCCGGACAACGGCGCAGGGCCTCTTTGACGAATGCACGCCTGTATCCTCTTTGGAGGCAAAGCCGGGGGACTTGGTCTTCTTCACGAAAACTTACCCAACCTCAAGTACGGTTACCCATGTCGGGATTTATGCCGGAAACAATCGGATGATCCACTGCGGCGATCCGATCCAGTACACAACACTGGACAAATCGTATTGGCAGGAGCATTTCTATTCTTTCGGAAGACTATCGGGTTAA
- a CDS encoding toprim domain-containing protein → MSVSRKTGEIYYTKEEQQSALQNNNALRYALSRHYKLIKSSRNTYTMKEHDSMVFTLDGRWYWNSQGITDASGHAPHALDFIQNYEGKSYREAVCILAGTIDLPALAGPVQNIKLPPPEEKQEFILPERAGNFRNLFAYLVKERGIDSALVKAMVERHQVYQGITYNKLKIVGYSRDRTARYNFKEKFEDEFAKMPRIRESINTGADGAPYHTEKCLDPETVLKLLGTGQIRMYQNLVMVGYDEKRTARYASMRSMNSSGKPVKVDVAGSNKSYPFTLEGSSGSDTVCVFESPIEAMSYQTLCKITDSNRISCQMISLGGAAAIQALDRYLREHPKIRSIVSGLNNDSNAFGHDINAGRNGTEKIIEKYGPTYAVTAHTPFLNDWNDVLKNYRKELEGEPPEQVRPVRSRQSGPKAKQMGMAI, encoded by the coding sequence ATGTCCGTCAGCCGAAAAACAGGTGAGATCTATTATACGAAGGAAGAACAGCAATCCGCGCTGCAAAACAATAACGCGCTCCGATACGCTCTCTCAAGGCATTATAAACTTATCAAGAGTAGCAGAAATACATACACCATGAAAGAGCATGATAGCATGGTTTTTACTTTGGACGGCAGGTGGTACTGGAATTCTCAGGGAATTACGGACGCGAGCGGCCATGCTCCCCACGCTCTGGATTTTATCCAGAACTATGAAGGCAAAAGCTACAGAGAGGCCGTCTGCATTCTGGCAGGAACCATCGACCTCCCGGCCCTGGCCGGGCCAGTACAAAACATAAAGCTCCCGCCTCCGGAGGAAAAGCAGGAATTCATCCTTCCGGAGCGCGCCGGCAATTTCCGGAACCTGTTTGCCTACCTGGTCAAAGAACGCGGGATCGATTCGGCACTTGTCAAAGCCATGGTTGAGCGTCACCAGGTCTACCAGGGTATTACATACAACAAGCTGAAGATCGTCGGCTACAGCAGGGACAGGACGGCGCGATATAACTTCAAAGAGAAATTCGAGGATGAATTCGCAAAGATGCCCCGGATCAGGGAAAGTATCAATACCGGCGCGGACGGAGCGCCGTACCACACGGAAAAATGTCTGGATCCGGAAACCGTGCTGAAGCTGCTGGGGACCGGTCAGATTCGGATGTATCAAAACCTTGTTATGGTCGGCTACGACGAAAAAAGGACTGCCCGGTATGCTTCCATGCGGTCGATGAATTCTTCCGGAAAACCCGTGAAAGTGGACGTTGCCGGTTCCAACAAAAGTTATCCCTTTACTCTGGAAGGATCTTCCGGCAGCGATACCGTCTGCGTCTTTGAAAGCCCGATTGAAGCCATGAGTTACCAAACGCTGTGCAAAATCACCGATAGTAATCGAATTTCCTGCCAGATGATCTCCCTTGGCGGTGCCGCGGCCATCCAGGCTCTTGACCGGTATCTCCGGGAGCATCCGAAGATTCGCAGTATCGTGTCCGGACTGAACAACGACAGCAATGCATTCGGGCATGACATCAACGCCGGTCGAAACGGCACGGAGAAAATCATCGAAAAGTACGGTCCTACTTACGCCGTCACTGCGCACACGCCGTTTCTCAACGACTGGAACGACGTTTTGAAGAACTACCGGAAGGAGTTGGAAGGAGAGCCGCCTGAACAGGTTCGGCCGGTCCGCAGCCGCCAGAGCGGCCCGAAAGCAAAACAGATGGGAATGGCAATATGA
- a CDS encoding helix-turn-helix domain-containing protein: MEPFYLCSTELFGLSNSTAVVYSFLCRVNNVSSGKSYYKRSNIAKACHVSVSTVVRALRTLCSKGLLEIKRNFDHGRQIPNDYIIIDNPQMKFSQDKPSTQKPKDMRTDAKDLNNVSDRPHLFPCRLDLGQYHLTAREVKVYSYLSLRAGEDGSCMPSKKEIAADCGISMSTVGRAIKALKESGLIEILPQTRLDVFGNNGTSVNQYVLKKPEQGKPSGIGSDAAESENQQPRVATEAPEKPAEAASEALQEEMPFIHKRKLPVPHNPIFSSFRLPPFQIRFFDCLDDTLPHISRDTPRTRSRKKATVNFRELRPFTRITQWYDRAVSKLAGWLIRPAKLE; the protein is encoded by the coding sequence ATGGAGCCGTTCTATCTGTGCAGCACCGAGCTTTTTGGCCTGTCCAACTCCACGGCCGTCGTATATAGTTTCCTTTGCAGGGTCAACAATGTTTCTTCTGGCAAAAGTTACTATAAACGTTCCAACATTGCCAAGGCCTGCCATGTCAGCGTTTCCACGGTTGTTCGTGCGCTCCGGACTCTATGTTCCAAAGGCTTGCTGGAAATCAAACGGAATTTCGATCACGGCCGCCAGATCCCCAATGACTACATTATAATCGATAATCCGCAAATGAAATTCTCCCAGGACAAGCCATCGACACAGAAGCCAAAGGATATGAGAACTGATGCAAAAGACTTGAATAACGTTTCGGACCGCCCGCACCTTTTCCCGTGCCGTCTGGATCTCGGCCAGTATCATTTGACCGCAAGGGAAGTCAAAGTCTATTCCTATCTGTCGCTGCGCGCCGGAGAGGACGGGTCGTGTATGCCCTCAAAAAAGGAAATAGCCGCCGACTGCGGGATCAGCATGTCCACTGTCGGCCGCGCGATCAAGGCCCTGAAGGAAAGCGGCCTGATTGAGATCTTGCCGCAGACCCGCCTTGATGTGTTTGGAAACAACGGAACCAGCGTGAATCAGTACGTGCTGAAAAAGCCGGAGCAAGGGAAGCCTTCAGGAATCGGCTCAGATGCAGCCGAGAGCGAAAATCAACAACCCCGTGTTGCGACGGAAGCGCCTGAGAAGCCAGCAGAGGCAGCTAGCGAAGCCTTGCAAGAAGAAATGCCATTTATCCATAAGAGAAAACTGCCTGTACCACACAACCCGATTTTCAGTTCCTTTCGTCTGCCCCCGTTCCAAATTCGCTTTTTTGACTGCCTTGATGACACCCTCCCCCATATCAGCCGCGACACCCCAAGAACTAGGTCCAGAAAGAAGGCTACGGTTAACTTTAGGGAATTAAGACCTTTTACCAGGATAACTCAGTGGTATGATAGAGCAGTCTCAAAACTTGCAGGATGGCTGATTCGACCTGCAAAACTGGAATAG
- the cptIN gene encoding type III toxin-antitoxin system CptIN family toxin, which yields MLIETGHLYFVSDDFFRKVNDPFLKINYEKTKRPHYFAFHDTEIDLFWLVPCSSKVEKFEKIIEYKQSQHKPTDTIRIVKIQDKKTVLLFQDMFPTTKAYIVEPYIRGNQPVRIADPKLIESLEKTAKKVIRLLRLGIKFTPTQPNVIRIEKLMLDELQNQTEHAKTLTERLRTAEQKAMDANRQQGSRDREDSKER from the coding sequence ATGCTGATTGAAACCGGACATCTCTATTTTGTGTCGGATGATTTTTTCAGGAAGGTCAACGATCCTTTTCTCAAGATAAATTACGAAAAGACCAAACGTCCTCACTATTTTGCTTTTCATGATACGGAGATTGATCTTTTCTGGCTCGTTCCGTGCAGTTCAAAAGTGGAGAAGTTTGAGAAAATTATCGAATATAAACAATCCCAGCATAAGCCAACGGACACGATCAGGATTGTAAAAATTCAGGATAAAAAAACCGTTCTTCTCTTTCAGGACATGTTCCCCACAACAAAAGCGTATATTGTAGAACCGTACATACGCGGGAATCAGCCGGTACGCATCGCTGACCCGAAACTTATTGAGTCGCTGGAGAAAACGGCAAAGAAAGTGATCAGGCTGCTCCGCTTAGGCATAAAATTTACGCCGACGCAGCCGAATGTCATCAGAATTGAGAAGCTGATGTTGGATGAACTACAAAATCAAACAGAGCATGCCAAAACCTTGACGGAAAGATTACGGACGGCTGAACAGAAAGCGATGGACGCTAACCGGCAGCAGGGAAGTCGGGACAGGGAAGACTCGAAGGAACGGTAA
- a CDS encoding SOS response-associated peptidase, which produces MVRRSQTKRGVRNMCGRYVLFADWDLKEIQEIIEEVQRKNETFKTGEIFPTDKAPILIQKQNRVTPEAVAWGFPHNYNKGVIINARVETVQERPMFRNCLSARRCVIPSTGFFEWSHDANKVKYRFNLPGTDVLYMAGLYNEFQGERRFVILTTAANFSMQDVHDRMPVVLDANGKSRWLEDMQGAMEMLNHVPPELMKKPA; this is translated from the coding sequence ATGGTTCGTCGAAGCCAAACAAAACGTGGGGTGAGAAATATGTGCGGAAGATATGTGTTATTTGCAGATTGGGATTTAAAGGAAATCCAGGAAATCATTGAGGAAGTCCAAAGAAAAAACGAAACCTTCAAGACCGGAGAGATCTTCCCGACGGACAAGGCACCGATTCTAATCCAAAAACAGAACCGCGTTACGCCGGAAGCCGTTGCCTGGGGCTTTCCGCATAATTACAACAAGGGCGTCATCATCAACGCACGAGTGGAAACGGTACAAGAGCGTCCCATGTTCCGTAACTGTCTTTCCGCCCGAAGATGTGTAATTCCATCGACCGGCTTTTTTGAATGGTCGCACGACGCCAACAAAGTCAAATACCGGTTCAACCTACCCGGTACCGATGTCCTATATATGGCTGGGTTGTACAATGAATTTCAGGGAGAGCGCCGGTTTGTGATTCTGACCACTGCCGCCAATTTCTCTATGCAGGACGTCCACGACCGTATGCCGGTGGTGCTGGACGCGAACGGGAAAAGTCGCTGGCTCGAGGACATGCAGGGCGCAATGGAGATGCTGAACCATGTGCCGCCGGAGCTAATGAAGAAACCGGCGTGA
- a CDS encoding Y-family DNA polymerase, producing the protein MDRVILHSDCNSFYASVECLYRLEIRDKPVAVGGDVEQRHGIILAKNQIAKRYHIQTGEALWQARQKCPDLVIVPPDFPKYERFSRLTRRIYLDYTDLVEPFGLDECWLDVTGDANGRDGMEIAREISGRIKYELGITVSIGVSFNKIFAKLGSDYKKPDAVTRIGRSDYKKIAWPLPASDLLYVGSATKRKLERYGIHTIGDLAGTPERALRGWFGKWGEVLYTFANGLDQSPVAQYDNQPTIKSIGNSTTAPRDLANNEDVKIILYVLADSIARRLREQGFKGRTICIGVRDNQLFGFTRQHTLGSYTNITSEIAVAGLDLFRRHYRWYKPIRSIGISITDLVPDAVPSQANLYCDEKERERRERLDQTVDWLKNRFGTYAIQPAVLLTDRQLSGFDPKKDHTIHPVGYF; encoded by the coding sequence ATGGATCGGGTAATCCTGCATAGCGATTGCAATAGTTTTTACGCGAGCGTGGAATGCCTGTACCGGCTGGAAATTCGCGACAAGCCGGTTGCGGTCGGCGGCGATGTGGAACAGCGGCACGGGATCATTTTAGCGAAAAATCAGATTGCAAAGCGATATCATATTCAGACCGGGGAAGCTCTCTGGCAAGCGCGGCAGAAGTGCCCGGATCTCGTCATTGTGCCGCCCGACTTCCCCAAGTACGAGCGCTTTTCCCGACTTACCCGGCGGATCTATCTTGATTATACTGATTTGGTCGAGCCTTTTGGTTTAGATGAGTGCTGGTTAGACGTCACAGGCGACGCCAATGGGCGAGATGGAATGGAAATCGCGCGGGAGATCAGCGGACGTATCAAATATGAATTAGGGATCACCGTTTCGATTGGAGTCTCATTTAACAAGATTTTTGCAAAGCTCGGCAGCGACTACAAAAAACCGGATGCCGTTACCCGGATCGGCAGGAGCGACTACAAGAAAATCGCCTGGCCTCTTCCCGCCTCCGATTTACTGTACGTCGGAAGCGCAACAAAGCGGAAGCTGGAGCGGTACGGGATTCATACCATCGGGGACCTGGCCGGGACGCCGGAGCGCGCTTTGCGCGGCTGGTTCGGCAAATGGGGCGAAGTGTTGTACACCTTTGCAAACGGATTGGATCAGTCACCTGTGGCGCAGTACGACAACCAGCCGACTATCAAATCCATCGGCAACAGCACGACGGCACCGCGCGATCTGGCAAACAACGAGGATGTCAAGATTATTCTGTATGTTCTGGCCGACAGTATCGCCAGAAGGCTGAGAGAGCAGGGATTCAAGGGACGGACAATATGTATCGGTGTCCGAGATAACCAGCTCTTTGGCTTTACTCGGCAGCATACGCTTGGCAGTTATACTAACATTACATCGGAGATTGCAGTTGCGGGGCTGGACCTGTTTCGGCGGCATTATCGATGGTATAAACCGATCCGGAGCATCGGAATCAGCATCACGGACCTTGTTCCGGATGCGGTTCCTTCCCAGGCGAACCTGTATTGCGACGAGAAGGAAAGAGAGCGCCGGGAACGGCTGGATCAGACCGTAGACTGGCTAAAAAATCGATTTGGGACCTATGCGATACAGCCGGCCGTTTTGCTGACGGACCGGCAACTCTCCGGATTCGATCCGAAAAAGGATCACACGATTCATCCGGTCGGATACTTTTGA
- a CDS encoding DnaJ domain-containing protein: MDYYEILGIDEHATQEQIKASYRTLAKKYHPDVNDAPNAAAFFRLIQEAYETLSNPAQRKEYDESNFNTTNAEYSDSEEDDDYIDENYNEDSENSYGESYSEKLKHIEEMIHEGGKNVAAYQTYVKLRFMQHNLFVRLLLILVRIILAPLIPILKIILLILKLMTQISRILSWIIIIGSAICIGYIIIHDKFAYKGEAVFCAGVFVTGVIAFWLPNILDWLSDNFEDRIDQFEEFIFQLRIIFFKKVPEINA; the protein is encoded by the coding sequence ATGGATTATTATGAAATCTTAGGAATTGATGAACACGCAACACAAGAACAAATAAAGGCGTCATATAGAACATTAGCAAAAAAATATCATCCAGATGTTAATGATGCACCTAATGCTGCGGCTTTTTTTAGATTGATTCAAGAAGCATATGAGACGTTAAGCAATCCGGCTCAGAGAAAAGAATATGATGAAAGCAACTTCAATACTACAAATGCTGAATATTCAGACAGTGAGGAAGATGATGACTATATAGATGAAAATTATAACGAGGATTCAGAAAATTCATATGGTGAGTCTTATTCTGAGAAACTAAAACATATTGAAGAGATGATTCATGAAGGTGGAAAAAATGTAGCAGCATACCAAACGTATGTCAAGCTAAGATTTATGCAGCATAATCTCTTTGTTAGATTGTTATTAATTTTAGTGCGAATAATTTTAGCACCGCTCATTCCAATATTGAAAATCATATTGCTAATTCTAAAATTAATGACTCAAATTTCACGCATTCTATCATGGATTATTATAATAGGGAGCGCTATTTGCATAGGCTATATTATTATTCATGATAAATTTGCTTACAAAGGAGAAGCAGTATTCTGCGCTGGTGTTTTCGTGACCGGCGTGATTGCATTTTGGCTACCCAATATTTTAGATTGGTTATCCGACAACTTTGAAGATAGAATTGATCAATTTGAAGAATTTATCTTTCAGCTCCGCATTATATTTTTTAAAAAGGTTCCCGAAATTAATGCGTAA
- a CDS encoding DUF4358 domain-containing protein, with protein MNQTEQIGKKWVIFTIITLICTIAVLIGAFLVIHHIRENYARYSPDEITQHIMENLEPKDLVKVEAGQVSKHYDIPEGIVEASSLYMSKSTESASELACFLLTDASKYDQLEQSINAHINAKATGFRNLNPTQYNALKNVLISHKGRYVLVSVGSAASAEEKLFLDMLNQKST; from the coding sequence ATGAACCAGACGGAGCAGATCGGAAAGAAATGGGTGATATTTACCATTATAACCTTGATCTGCACCATCGCCGTACTGATCGGCGCCTTTCTGGTGATTCATCATATCCGAGAAAATTATGCGCGTTACTCGCCGGATGAGATTACCCAGCATATCATGGAAAACCTGGAACCGAAGGATCTTGTTAAAGTGGAAGCAGGGCAGGTTTCAAAGCACTATGATATTCCGGAGGGAATTGTGGAAGCAAGCTCCCTTTATATGAGCAAATCCACTGAAAGCGCATCTGAGCTCGCCTGTTTCCTGCTAACCGACGCTTCAAAATACGATCAGCTGGAGCAGTCCATTAACGCTCACATCAACGCAAAGGCTACTGGGTTCAGAAACCTGAATCCGACCCAATACAATGCTTTAAAAAATGTTTTGATTTCTCATAAAGGCCGTTACGTGCTAGTATCGGTTGGAAGCGCAGCATCGGCCGAGGAAAAATTGTTTTTGGATATGCTGAATCAAAAAAGCACTTGA
- a CDS encoding DUF3298 and DUF4163 domain-containing protein, whose translation MMRKLLAALTAVMLVLPPANCFAAANGTMNLKIGQSTVSSGAYVNDGVLYLELEPVCRALSYQVSNAGSDSDIRLTGPSDVIQIDPADNQVVQNGHTIGVAGLSQEDLLGGGCLRLSGTLYMRADLLSQLLGLDVQTDETAKTVTVLRIIQNILSVQTRRSDLSDGLLSATIQYPVLSGPWSGQSLNAINTALKQAADAALSQGRQNAQEMQQTASLRKASGLEDDGSLQCAAYFDYEVKYNQNGLFSIVLSNYQYEGGAHGGTIQTAYTFDLNTGKQLSLGSLMKNGSGYQQEFDAKIRSGIDEREKSGALVEIANSPFKTLGSNPDFYLSDAGIAFYFQQYQYFPYAAGIQEFTIPYGSISSMLNPSYHFLYEKLNRAA comes from the coding sequence ATGATGCGAAAATTGCTTGCGGCCTTGACCGCCGTAATGCTTGTCTTGCCGCCGGCAAACTGCTTCGCCGCAGCAAACGGAACAATGAATCTGAAAATAGGCCAGTCCACGGTATCGTCCGGCGCCTATGTCAACGACGGAGTTCTCTATCTGGAGCTGGAACCGGTCTGCCGGGCGCTGAGCTATCAGGTTTCCAACGCGGGCAGCGACAGCGACATTCGTCTGACGGGACCATCTGACGTGATCCAAATCGACCCGGCCGACAATCAGGTCGTTCAGAACGGACACACCATCGGCGTTGCAGGCCTCTCGCAGGAGGATCTGTTGGGCGGTGGCTGTCTCCGCCTAAGCGGCACGCTTTATATGCGCGCGGACCTGCTGTCCCAATTGCTTGGGCTGGATGTGCAGACCGACGAAACCGCCAAGACCGTGACGGTCCTGCGGATCATTCAAAACATTCTTTCGGTTCAGACCAGACGGAGCGACCTGTCCGATGGCCTGCTGAGCGCGACGATCCAATACCCGGTCCTGTCCGGCCCGTGGAGCGGGCAGAGCCTGAACGCCATCAACACCGCCCTGAAACAGGCGGCCGACGCCGCGCTTTCCCAAGGCCGTCAGAACGCGCAGGAAATGCAGCAGACGGCCAGCCTCCGCAAGGCTTCCGGTCTGGAAGACGACGGGTCGCTGCAGTGCGCCGCTTATTTCGATTACGAGGTAAAATACAATCAGAACGGCCTGTTCAGCATCGTCCTGAGCAATTACCAATACGAGGGCGGAGCGCACGGCGGAACCATTCAGACCGCGTATACATTCGACCTAAATACGGGAAAACAGCTTTCGCTGGGAAGCCTGATGAAAAACGGGAGCGGCTACCAACAGGAGTTTGATGCCAAAATCCGATCGGGGATCGACGAAAGAGAAAAATCCGGGGCTCTTGTCGAAATAGCAAACAGTCCGTTTAAGACACTGGGAAGCAATCCCGATTTTTACCTTTCCGACGCGGGAATCGCATTCTATTTTCAGCAATATCAATATTTCCCTTACGCCGCCGGAATCCAGGAATTCACGATCCCCTATGGCTCCATCTCTTCCATGCTGAATCCGTCCTATCATTTCCTTTATGAAAAGCTGAACCGGGCCGCATAA